A window of Ruminococcus champanellensis 18P13 = JCM 17042 contains these coding sequences:
- a CDS encoding deoxycytidylate deaminase, translating into MLRRDKINYYLDIAETVLERSTCIRRKFGAIIVKHDEIISTGYVGAPRGRKNCNDLNYCTRDKLGVPKGQRYELCRSVHAEQNAILSAARADMIDATLYLACHDARTDQLDGEVEPCSMCKRLIINAGIKQVIVRQTRDAYKIITVSDWVEQDESLTGSSGY; encoded by the coding sequence ATGCTTCGCCGTGATAAAATCAATTATTACCTGGATATTGCCGAAACCGTACTGGAGCGCAGCACCTGCATCCGCCGCAAGTTCGGTGCCATTATTGTAAAGCATGATGAGATCATTTCCACCGGATACGTCGGTGCGCCCCGGGGCAGAAAAAACTGCAATGATCTGAATTACTGCACCCGGGACAAGCTGGGCGTTCCCAAGGGACAGCGATATGAGCTGTGCCGGTCGGTGCATGCAGAGCAGAACGCCATTTTATCCGCCGCCCGGGCGGACATGATCGACGCCACCCTGTACCTTGCCTGTCACGATGCCCGGACGGATCAGCTGGACGGGGAAGTGGAACCCTGCTCCATGTGCAAGCGGCTCATCATCAACGCCGGCATCAAGCAGGTGATTGTCCGTCAGACCCGGGATGCGTATAAGATCATCACTGTGTCCGACTGGGTGGAGCAGGACGAATCCCTGACCGGCAGCAGCGGGTATTGA
- the rsmA gene encoding 16S rRNA (adenine(1518)-N(6)/adenine(1519)-N(6))-dimethyltransferase RsmA has protein sequence MENLTNISVVQDLARRHGFHFSKGLGQNFLINPTVCPRIAELGNARPGFGVLEIGTGFGVLTAELAKRADKVVAVEIDQRLLPVLEETLADFDNVKIVPGDIMKIDVAALLRQEFGGLPVAVCANLPYYITSPILMLLLESRLPLTSITVMVQKEAAQRLCAQVGTREAGAITVGVHYYGEARQLFPVSRGSFMPAPNVDSAVIRIDLHENPHPEGLDEGFFFRMVKAGFSQRRKTLANSLASLLGIPKQAVYAALEQAGLAPAARIEQLTMEQLFALARILQSA, from the coding sequence ATGGAGAATCTGACGAATATTTCAGTGGTGCAGGATCTGGCACGGCGGCACGGCTTTCATTTTTCCAAGGGGCTGGGGCAGAATTTCCTCATCAACCCTACAGTCTGCCCCCGGATCGCCGAATTGGGCAACGCCAGACCCGGCTTCGGGGTGCTGGAGATCGGAACGGGCTTTGGGGTGCTGACGGCGGAGCTTGCAAAGCGTGCGGATAAGGTGGTGGCAGTGGAGATCGATCAGCGGCTGCTGCCGGTGCTGGAGGAGACCCTGGCGGACTTTGACAACGTGAAGATCGTGCCAGGGGATATTATGAAAATTGACGTGGCGGCATTGCTCCGGCAGGAGTTCGGGGGGCTTCCTGTTGCAGTATGCGCCAATCTGCCCTATTATATCACTTCACCCATTCTGATGCTGCTGCTGGAAAGCCGGTTGCCCCTCACCTCCATTACCGTCATGGTGCAGAAGGAAGCGGCCCAGCGGCTCTGCGCCCAGGTGGGTACCCGGGAGGCAGGGGCGATCACGGTGGGAGTCCATTACTACGGGGAAGCCAGACAACTGTTCCCTGTATCACGGGGCAGCTTTATGCCGGCACCCAACGTGGACTCGGCGGTGATCCGCATCGATCTGCACGAAAATCCCCATCCGGAGGGGCTGGATGAGGGCTTTTTCTTCCGGATGGTGAAGGCAGGCTTTTCCCAGCGGCGCAAGACCCTCGCCAACAGTCTTGCCTCCCTGCTGGGGATCCCGAAGCAGGCGGTGTATGCTGCCCTGGAGCAGGCAGGGCTTGCGCCTGCTGCCCGGATAGAGCAGCTGACCATGGAACAGCTGTTTGCCCTTGCCCGGATCCTGCAATCGGCATGA
- a CDS encoding SpoIIE family protein phosphatase, translated as MIKERTTERLTRGQAGALLLSGVSAFLLTGARFGEFSSPLQVSLAAVVSPLQGVAVLAGSLFASVTQGTLGDAPVLLCALVMIVLSGFVLPRRTSAGMGALAAAAGLSISAGLFFVIGGIDLADLALYLCMAVLAGVAAYFAAEALTAFRPAAGGYSEPNGCAFGVCFLLVTGALGSAQLWICNLGVIFAGFVLLQGAKRYGIAGGTVCGVLASAGLMLCSRELGDAAAFLALSGMAAGYFADFHKGAVCLLFLAIQGAGQLLLGTDSAAILLLLNLSAGCLLYLALPVEGILEQWLPEVGGEEAPAGFAAVQMDYLAHALAGVRQNAQQIARMLERNGCRETTAQSVCEQVCRSCSRRLECWEERYEETAEAFRCAAAGDGTELPEALQDCARAQTLLVHMQQAQRQAALHRMLSARLTESQGFLFSQMELTEELLGTAGQRLAVSYSRSMTRKVTQRLEREGYPVHTAVAYRSAEGRLALELYAFADAAPDGGSVRDCLSDALGMELDYTEGRLAGEEVRICLWERPPYGLAVFAAQSSARDEEPPGDSYDQFSDGRGHQYLVLSDGMGSGRRASLDARLVLSNFRRLIEMGVSMQTAVGMVNHIMLTKSTEETFATLDIARISQETGETLLVKYGAAPTLIQQGQVVTMYQTPTFPIGIVGRPEAHVTRLRLEDSDVIVLMSDGVEDSEYAFVKQKLLAGGSLQQAAQAICCKAQRSAADGRPDDITVLLAQVRRNTD; from the coding sequence ATGATCAAGGAACGTACAACCGAGCGTCTGACACGGGGACAGGCAGGGGCATTGCTGCTGTCCGGTGTCAGCGCTTTTTTGCTGACCGGTGCCCGGTTCGGGGAATTTTCCTCCCCCTTGCAGGTCTCCCTGGCGGCGGTGGTGTCCCCCCTCCAGGGGGTGGCGGTTCTGGCTGGGAGCCTGTTTGCCTCCGTGACCCAGGGAACCCTGGGGGATGCACCGGTGCTGCTGTGCGCCCTGGTGATGATCGTGCTGTCCGGGTTTGTGCTGCCCCGGCGGACAAGTGCCGGGATGGGCGCTCTGGCGGCGGCAGCCGGGCTCAGTATTTCCGCCGGATTGTTTTTTGTGATCGGGGGCATCGACCTGGCGGATCTGGCGCTGTATCTGTGCATGGCAGTGCTGGCTGGAGTGGCGGCATACTTTGCCGCAGAGGCGCTGACTGCCTTTCGCCCTGCCGCTGGGGGATACAGCGAGCCGAACGGCTGCGCCTTCGGGGTATGCTTTCTGCTGGTGACCGGGGCACTGGGATCCGCCCAGCTTTGGATCTGTAACCTGGGCGTGATCTTTGCCGGGTTTGTGCTCTTGCAGGGGGCAAAACGCTATGGCATTGCCGGGGGCACCGTCTGCGGTGTGCTGGCTTCCGCCGGATTGATGCTTTGCAGCCGGGAACTGGGGGACGCTGCTGCATTCCTCGCCCTGTCCGGTATGGCTGCCGGATACTTTGCGGATTTTCATAAGGGTGCTGTATGCCTGCTGTTCCTGGCGATTCAGGGAGCAGGACAACTGCTGCTGGGGACGGATTCAGCAGCCATCCTTCTGCTTCTGAATCTGTCGGCAGGATGCCTTTTGTATCTGGCACTGCCGGTGGAGGGAATCCTGGAGCAGTGGCTGCCGGAGGTTGGGGGAGAGGAAGCGCCCGCCGGCTTTGCGGCGGTGCAGATGGACTACCTGGCACATGCCCTTGCAGGGGTGCGGCAGAATGCTCAGCAGATCGCCCGGATGCTGGAACGGAACGGATGCCGGGAAACCACCGCCCAGAGCGTGTGTGAGCAGGTATGCCGCAGCTGCTCCCGGCGATTGGAATGCTGGGAGGAGCGATACGAGGAAACGGCGGAGGCGTTCCGGTGTGCGGCTGCCGGGGATGGCACAGAGCTGCCGGAGGCTTTGCAGGACTGCGCAAGGGCACAGACCCTGCTGGTACATATGCAGCAGGCACAGCGGCAGGCGGCTTTGCACCGGATGCTGTCCGCCCGGCTGACGGAATCCCAGGGATTTCTCTTTTCCCAGATGGAACTGACGGAGGAACTGCTTGGCACTGCCGGACAGCGACTGGCGGTATCCTACAGCCGGAGCATGACCCGGAAGGTGACCCAGCGGCTAGAACGGGAGGGATATCCGGTACATACTGCGGTGGCATACCGGTCGGCGGAGGGCAGGCTGGCGCTGGAGCTGTACGCCTTTGCGGATGCGGCGCCGGATGGGGGCTCTGTCCGGGACTGCTTGTCCGATGCTTTGGGTATGGAGCTGGATTATACGGAGGGCAGGCTTGCCGGGGAGGAGGTGCGGATCTGTCTGTGGGAGCGTCCTCCCTATGGTCTGGCGGTGTTTGCAGCCCAGTCCTCCGCCCGGGATGAGGAACCGCCGGGGGACAGCTATGACCAGTTCAGTGACGGCAGGGGGCATCAGTATCTGGTGCTGTCCGATGGCATGGGCTCCGGCAGGCGTGCTTCCCTGGATGCCCGGCTGGTGCTGTCCAACTTCCGGCGGCTCATTGAAATGGGAGTGTCCATGCAGACGGCGGTGGGCATGGTGAATCATATCATGCTGACCAAGTCCACGGAGGAAACCTTTGCCACCCTGGATATTGCCCGGATCAGCCAGGAAACCGGCGAGACCTTGCTGGTGAAATATGGAGCAGCCCCTACTCTGATCCAGCAGGGACAGGTGGTGACCATGTACCAGACCCCCACCTTCCCCATCGGCATCGTGGGCAGGCCGGAGGCGCATGTGACCCGACTCCGGCTGGAGGATTCGGATGTGATTGTGCTGATGTCCGACGGGGTGGAGGACAGCGAGTACGCCTTTGTCAAGCAGAAGCTGTTGGCAGGAGGCTCCCTCCAGCAGGCTGCCCAAGCCATCTGCTGTAAGGCACAGCGCAGTGCGGCAGACGGCAGACCGGACGATATCACAGTGTTGCTGGCGCAGGTCAGAAGGAACACGGACTAA